One segment of Candidatus Peregrinibacteria bacterium DNA contains the following:
- a CDS encoding class 1 fructose-bisphosphatase: MNLEQYLESAGCESGLISVVLDLAECGKGIMDAIRTTETGAKLHSENSSGETQMALDVVSNDILTKALEANGNVSVVGSEELEDLPAFRDSGYAVVYDPLDGSSLLDVNLAVGTIVGIYKGTEIIGHTGETQVASLILVYGPRLTMMLTVRQGTHEFRLENDEFVRTKSDIKLDSDEKMFSPGNLRAAAHNEGYRNLVNYWLDNEYKLRYSGGMVPDINQILLKGCGSFIYPGYDAQPNGKLRLLFECAPMALLVEQAGGKASDGTMRILDLTIDKIHQRTPILIGRTEDVDKALEYL; the protein is encoded by the coding sequence ATGAATTTAGAACAATACCTTGAATCAGCCGGATGTGAGAGTGGTCTTATTTCTGTTGTCCTTGATCTTGCAGAGTGTGGAAAAGGTATAATGGATGCTATCCGTACGACAGAAACCGGTGCGAAATTGCATTCTGAAAACTCTTCCGGGGAAACTCAGATGGCACTTGATGTTGTATCGAATGATATTCTTACAAAGGCACTTGAAGCCAATGGAAACGTATCAGTTGTCGGGTCGGAAGAACTAGAAGATCTGCCTGCGTTTAGAGATAGCGGTTATGCGGTCGTTTACGATCCACTTGATGGCTCTTCACTTCTCGATGTAAATCTTGCTGTGGGGACTATTGTAGGGATATATAAAGGAACAGAAATTATTGGTCATACCGGAGAAACTCAGGTGGCATCTTTGATTTTGGTATATGGGCCTCGACTAACTATGATGTTGACTGTGAGACAAGGTACGCATGAATTTAGACTTGAGAATGATGAGTTTGTTAGAACTAAATCTGATATAAAATTGGATTCAGATGAAAAGATGTTTTCTCCAGGGAATTTGCGTGCAGCCGCACATAATGAAGGATACAGAAATCTTGTAAATTACTGGCTTGATAACGAATACAAACTTCGATACTCAGGAGGGATGGTACCAGATATAAATCAAATTCTACTTAAGGGATGTGGAAGTTTCATATATCCGGGATACGACGCCCAGCCAAATGGAAAGCTTCGCTTACTCTTTGAATGTGCGCCGATGGCATTACTTGTGGAACAGGCCGGTGGAAAGGCAAGTGATGGGACTATGCGTATTCTTGACTTAACAATTGAT